The stretch of DNA TTTTGTTaacaatttgatattttttttttttcttccttgaaTTAGATTTAGGTGTGTTAAGCATTGGCTAAAAGGAATTAACAAAGGCAAAACAGATATCTTCATTGAAAACCTCCCTGCTGGACCTGATAACATTAATCTTGCTCCGGATGGCTCATTCTGGATCTCTTTAATTAAGGTAATATATATACTAGCATGagattaaataaatttgtaacGTGAGGATtacctctcacttataaactcCTCTCCAGGGCAACTCACGTCACATCTGATGGGTGACTTCTTTACGCGTgagttgattttttattttcacaagCTATACTAAGGGGTACCAACGTGCCACTATAATATTTATTCACTATAGTATAGTGTATTTTATCGGTAAATAATGATTGAGACATGCTTGAAATACAAAGTTAAAAATCctttaaaattaagattttttcaTTGTATCTAAGGCATTTAGGTATTTGAggatttgaaatttaaatttttgggaGAAGATTTAAACTAACATGTTTGAAATTGCAATTGATTGAAGATCACGCCGCAAATAGATTTTATTGCGGTGCTGTTGCAAAACCTACCGCATCAGAATTGCAACTATAATTGCCGATGCTGACTGCAATTTAATATGATAGGTTTTATTGTATTATGTGTAGGTCACTTCTAATATTCATTTCATTGTAGAATTTTACCCTATACAATTATTACAtgattcaaattaatataattaatgttaCAGGTGACTTCTGAAAATATGGGGTTTGTGCACACTTCTAAAGTATGCAAGCACTTTGTAGCTTTATTTCCAAGGCTAGTTAACATGGTTAATCGTGTAACTAAGTCAGCAATGGTGGTGAAAGTGGATACTGAAGGCAATATTATTAAAAAGTTTGGTGATAATGATGGAAAGATAATTAGTTTTGTAACTTCAGCTGTTGAGTTTGAAGACCATCTTTACTTAGGTAGTCTTAATACTGATTTTGTTGGGAAATTTCCACTGCAAAATGCATAGAACTAGTGAAGTTGTTCGTTCAGCTCTTAATATTGAATAATTAGTTTTGGTATGTATGTACTATGATTTATACATACTACATAACATATCTAGGAGAGtgattttaagttaatttatgAATATGATTTACCATGTGTGACAATATTTCGTATGAATGAATAAGATTATACATAAATTGGTTTATGTATAAGTTTATGCACGAAACTACAGCCACCGGTGCCTACGTTGTATATATCTAAGTTGTATTTCTTTGCTTGAATTTGATAAGAGGCATTTTTGCTAATCATATTAATCCTTCAATTTCACccatttcaattatatttttgatgATATGAAACCTAATATCTATGTCTTTTGTCCTCTGATTATACATTGAATTCTTGCTTAAATGTATGGCATTCGACCAtcgttttaaattgtggttgcgGATACAGTATACCGTCATTGCAGTTGATGCGACGTCACACATTGTGGCTGTTGCggcatgaaattattttttattttcacaaactAATTAAATCAAATGACATCCTATGCTACTACACAATTTACCCATCATAATATAGTCTCGGTTTATTATGTAAGAACTTTATTCGAATGTCCTTGAAATACATACACGGTTAAGAAACTATTAAGGGTACGATTTCTCATTTGGATTTTGGCACAAATTGGAAATTGAGCTTTAATAAATTTTGGTGAAAAGATTTGAACAAGAATGGTTATAATTGTCTGATATGGTTCTTGATGCTGTTACGATGCGGCTATACATGTTGAACCGAGTGCTCATAAAGCAATATTGTGGTGATGATGGAAGAACCGTCAAATCTTTGAGTGATGATGATTCCTCTAATTTCTTGGTATTTGGGGAAAAATGTCCTTGCAATAATGTTAGCATAAGAATAGGCATACCTTAGGAATGAAGGTATGAATGCTTATATAGAAGAATATTAGGATTTTCCGATCAACCATAAATATCTTATGGGATGCCACTTATCCAGTATGGTCCACAACATATTTGGCGAAATGGCTCATCAGTCCGAGTTCGTTTAGAGCTTTAGCCAGCCCAGAACACACGTGTTTGAAAATCACAATGCTATTGTTGTGCGATGTTGTTGCGGAGACTACCACTTCATCAATATTGCAGCCGCAAACTTTCGAATGGCAGACCACAATTATGGTAATAATTAATACACAATTTTTAATGAAAcatcaatcatcatcatcatcatcatcatcaatcaatcatcatcatcaatcatcatcaatatatcatcatcatcaatcaatcatcatcaatcatcaatattatcatcatcaatatcatcatcaatcatcaatatatataattgtaaagcaaacttttttttgctgatgtggcagTCTAACAAAACttctcttttttccttttttctaaGCTTAAGTTGGTGCTTATGTGTCATCTctcatacaattatgatgatgtgacatcttaaaaaaaatgaataaatatggcTAATGATATCAACTTAATGGAAAGAATACATAAGGTCAAGAGTTATCTTGCATTGAATCTTCTTTATTTACGAAAATAATTACTACCTATTTGTTTTCTTACATTCTAAACTCTCTCATATAATACATACATATAATACACCAACCTTTCAATTATACTAATCACCACTAACTCTTCCTTTTCCATCAATTAATTGGTAACAACAATTTGTTATTACAATTGCATTTGCATTTTTACTTAAATGAACATCCTCTTTTTACAATTGCATTTGCATGATGCCGAAATAGGAGGGTTTTGTTTAAATGTAATTAGCTCttacatatattattactatGACCAATTAAATCAATTCTCAAGCTTTATCATGGAGGAAGTCCTAACCGTGGCATCATAAGGAATTGCATTATATGAATAGTCCTGTTCAATTTCTGTTTAGAACCATTGTATAGAATtgaataatttagaatttattttcattaataaGAAGAGAGATATgtatatttttagtcaaaaaaaaaaaaagaaaaaagaagagacaTGTATCtttgtaaactaaaaaaaaattgtaaaggaAGGTTTTCCCTTCAAAATCATGAGGTATATGTCTATTTATaacttaattatttataaaaactcaaatttgaGTGGTCAATTGATTATGAGAGTTTGGTTGTTGAATAGGTCTCGAGGTATGGTCTGGCTTGAATGACCATTGTATGTATTATAGTAGCTTTTTATTATTGATGGTACAACTTGACCTatagatatattatttttatatgagcTTGATTTCATCCCtacaatacaaaaatacacCATTGTATGGATTGTCGTAACTTTCTATTGCTTGGAACAGTAAACAAGGCCGGTCTACGGTATTGCAAGTGAGGTAGTAGCATTAAGCTTGGTATTTTTGTGTTATTTAACATTATAATATACAAATTAGGGTATAAAAAGCCTCTAATTCTATTGTTAGTTTTTAAAGGATCTCTTTCAAATTTCACTAACCTACATAAAAAGCTTCAAATTTTTACAGATTTTTTTTCCGGTGAGGGATTTTTACAGTTTTTTACAAATGAGTTTTAATCTATCTCGAAAGTTTATAAACgaactatttattatttttttctttttttttatatatacaaacGAGCACTTGGCATATATGATTAGAGTATACAAGGGGTGCCAACCTAGTTGGGATTTCTTCTATACTTTTTGATGTCATTATGCTCTTAattcagttaaaaaaaaaaaactatttattcttttaaagtACATATCTAATATAAAATaggaataaatatatttttggtccttCTAAATACACCAACTTtcatttttagatttaataGAAAATACCGATCAAGTTTATGTCTTGATTAgacaccaaaaaaaatttcatcataattttttttttcctttttgacttgatcataaaaaagtatttttaataTACATACCTATCtttgataattttgtttgaAGTTGAACTTAGGAAAAACTTATTAACCGCTTAGCAAACTCATTAGTTAGCAGATTAATTGGGTCCATTAAATACAATGGACATTATGAATTTTATAAGtctattattaaattttaaaaaatttaatatcatattattttattcaataaccaaataataaaataaaatatttaatcaaaCTCATGCATCGCACGGTTTAATTTCTAGTGATATGCACGAGTTTAATTTCTAGTGATATTGTGAAGGAATTTTTCATCATGTATATAGAAATGCTCTTTTATTTTTGTCCCAAACACTTATGACCAACAACATGCATTACATTAATTTTACTTaataaattattgtaaaaagagattaactatttttataaataaaatgaacaaacttatctattttttaaaacgACTAAAACTAAATTAGGAATAGAAAGGAGTGATAAATCTAATGTACAAAAGTGCATAACAGAATATACAGAAGCGTTTAAATTATCTCTTTCTTGTGGAATTTTAGCATAACCAACACAAacaatatcttttatattataagcttgtatacacaagcaaaccttAACTTAAATGAAGTTAAAAAATTAGACTAACTTATGAAGTTATAAAGAAAGTGCTTCTTCTTTTTGTCAATAGATcacaattaataataaattaataattggcTCATTAAATTAATTCACTTGGGactcattaaattaaattatattaagcTTAATAATTAGGAAACCGAAGAGTGTAatcctttatatattaaaacaaaatacatcTACTAAACATATTTAGCGCCCAAATCTTCTACTATCCCGCTTAAACAATGCTTAATTAAAACTCACGTGCTAAAGTTCCTTGATTACCACCAACTATTTAGTTTCCAACTCCAACAATAGAAGAACGCTTCGATTCTCTCACTCCATTGTGACAACCCTTCCTCTTCTTCTCTTCTCCAATTTGTTGCGACCTCCCTTCTTCCTTCCTTCAGATAAGTTGTGCAAACCTTTCTAcctcttcttcctctctattTGTAAACATTTGATTTGAAAACCCTTATTTTTCCTCTTATGTGCGCAACAAAAAAGGTACTTTTCAATCACCCATTATAAAACGATGTTTTTCCCCAAATCTCACTCATTCACTCCACACAATCTTCCTGCATTGAATTTTCACCGCACTATGATAAGTCCAGAGAAACGCTCAGTCTTAATCGATTTTTTCCATCGCAACCAGTAGAAATCGTTAATTGCGGCGCCCCGAGTCGCATCAGTTCAGGCAAGTTTTcacttaaattttcattttttttccttttagttTCATGTTTCacttttaattttcaattttgctcATTGATTGTTTTGATTTAGCATTAAATTAATCATGGATAGTTCATAGATATATGTTAAAGAACTGATGGATGAATTTcaatgtatattattattattattattcatataatTGATGGTTCTTTGCACAAATTCTTTTGGCACATGTTTAAACtaccattttttgtttttacgcAATCTCACAAGATGTTGCTTGATTCaattaaagtatttttttgGAAGATACAATGTCAACGTTCAGGTTCTCAATcgcataatttatttttggcaaTGGGCAAATCATGTTTTTTGTTAGTTGTTTGTGATTGGTTTGTGTACCATTAATTAAACTCATATGTTAGCATCTCAAACTCTTCAGGTTTGGAGCATCGATGTGTACCATTTTATTTTCACTCCAAGTTTCAGCAATTTTTGGTTGATGCATATAGCATGGTAGAGTCTTCAAGATTGAATTGGTACAAAACACATCAGAATGGCAAATGCTCAAAACCTTTCCTAAAACTATCTTGAAGCAAGAAGTCTTACCAATGGTGAATTTCCTTCAATGTTTGTTTGGAATAAACCCCAACATGAGTGGACAAAGAGGAAGAAGGGATTTGCAGTTGGAATAATACAATTTATTCATCTAGGAAGTGGTCAACTATATTACCTGAGAACATTGCTTAATCATACCAAAGGAGCAACATCATTTAAAGATATCAGAAGTTTAGAACAGTAAACAATGTTGTCTATGACACATTTAAATATGCTTGCCATGCTTTGGGTTTGTTGTGAGATGAAAAAGAATTCATTGATGCCCATTATAAAAGCAAGCCATTGAGGGATATCTTATTATTTAAGGAAGCTTTTTGTAACCTTATTGGTTTTAGACCAACTTAACCAACCATAATTGATTTGGAGCAAAACTTGGCAATATCTAATTGAGAACGTTTGTAGAGACAAAGATTAGAACTCCAAATTAAAGGTAAGATGATCTTACAATATGATTAAatattgattttaaaaatagagATCATCCGGAAAAAATATGAGTTTCTGCTGCAAATTTTTAAGCTAGCATTACTATAATTGTTAAATAAGTGGGATATATGTTTTGATAATCATGTCTAAAGCTTATATAGCTCTTGGTGCCCTTATTAAAGAAAATGTTGTACGTATTTTGTGAGCCTTCCCCCTTGCAAGGAAGAATGTTTTGGTTTgaaggtgatttttttttttttattctgatTTTACTCATTCAGTTTGCAgttattttatcttttcttacaccttcttaaaatgttaattttgttgctattgttatttttaatatatattcctTTTGTGTAGACGGACCTGTAATTTTGTATTCGATGACGTATGGCGGATATTTAATTTTGAGTAAGGGAGAGAGATTGTCAATCTGATTGACCTGCTGcagaaatagagaaaatgagGGTTGAAGCATCATTCTGTTATTTATCTATTTTCCCAATTACCTAACCATTCTTTTTTACTTCTAAAAGTGGAATGtagctgtttttttttcttcatagatACTCCCATTTCAATCTCAATGTGATGCTCATATTCATGTGTGTGTATTTTCTGACTTGGGTGTGATAATTTGATTAAGAATTTGTTTGTGATGGATTTAAATGCTAAATTTGTAGGAtaagttttttgttttccaAAGTCAACAACTACTCCTTAGCAGTTAGCACTGTAAAGAtacttttgatattttatttgtaatattttttattattactaaagATGACCAAGTTAAATGGTCACTTAACTATTAACTCATTtaacatgtttttatttttttattttcttcttttattctataacaatatatacaagtaaatgatatataattagacccgtgcatcgcacgggtagaAGTACTAGTAATCTCATATAGATCTTGAAGAAGTGAAAGGATTGGGAACCAAAGAGTTTGAGCGGCAATACGTATTAAGCATAGCGGGATGATAGCATAATTAGGCGGcaatgtgttttttgttttaatatattaaggttttacaaaagtattttaaaaatctgtTTTATGTGCATttgtttttaaaacaaaaaaagtaaaataagttCAAGaatttttgcttttctctttttaaaaacAGTTTTCTAAGACACTTTTATAAAACACagtttaaaaactaaaaaccaaaattgttTCAATCAAGCCCTAGGACTTTGAGAGTATCTATGATGCTGAGGCCAAACCTAAAACCCAAGGCCAATAATgcaaatgtttattttttaaaaaaaaaattatccaacAATACTGGTGGGTTGGACCACTAATAACGCCAATagattcattttaaaaatgtgGTAGGACATTTTGACATTTAAAACTGCTATTATAAATATGTGGCCGGACCTTTATCGCCACAACATTTTAGCCCTACTCCAAATTTTGGGATGTAAAAAAACGGTTCTTGTTAGAAGGCTATAGACAACCGTTTTTAAACTCTGTTGGGTTAGacactgtttggtaagtccaataagctaacttatagcttattgaactaacttataagcttgtttgaaaaaaatgtgaagtgtttggtaacgagcttctctaactagcttatagcgtttttttagatgctatttcaagtagcgtatgaacttatagcttatagctttttcattttattccatatttaccctcattaattttatttttttattttttaaaaattataataactacccactaacacttacaaaaaaaaaactacccactaactatgtatttttatgtcattttgtacttacaacagctaaatttgccaaacactttaattttattctactagtttttcagctataagctaccagccatcagctataagctagcttatagcttatttttatccGATAAAGCCTtagtaaaattttataaatcttCTCATAACGATTCTAAATTGTTGTTATTTTAAACCATTCTAGTATATACAGGAGTAATTTCTatttgtttcttaaaaaaaagtagGGTCTGGTAAAAATAATCTATAAGCTAGTGTAATGAGTCCAAATAATGATAAGAGCATGGAAGTGAGGGAATCAAATATGAGGGGCCCACAAGATACACATGAGCAGGAATTTGTTGAGAGTGGGCCAGGATTGATTGGACCACGTAGGGGAATGAGGATGCGCAAAACAAGCACCCGTTTGGAAGGCTTCAGTCATTGAATTTCTATAAATGATGTAATAAGCTATTATTGTTAGTTATGCATGAATTGTGAGCTATTGCTACTTCTCTTCCAATCCCTTCTCTGTACTTGCTACCTACTACTCATCTATCAATATTATTCCTCTTTATTCCTCTTCCCTTAATTACCCTGTTTCATTGGTGCTTTCATTGAGCCATGGCCCCCGCGAATACTAGCACATCGCCACATGGAGTCAAGCATAACACCGACGAGATGACGCTGCTTCAGGGAGAAATCTTTGAGCGATTGGAAAGATCTGAAGCTGCGAACGATGACAAGTTCAATCGGATCTTCGCTGCGTTGGATATTCTCATCGATCAGACTCCATCGAAACAGAACCATGGTGCAGGACTCAACAACCGTCTTCCTTTTCAGGTGAGGAATGTTAAGCTCGAATTTCCTAGATTTGATGGCACGAATGTGCATGAATGGATATTTCGTACTGAACAATTCTTTGATTATTATGAGACGCCGGATCCTGATCGTTTAACCATTGCATCGGTCCATCTTGACAAAGATGTTGTACCGTGGTATCAAATGGTGCAACGAACTACTCCATTTCAATCATGGATTGATTTCACTCGTGCTCTGGAATTGGATTATGGTCCTTCCATTTATGAATGTCCTCGTGCAACTCTGTTCAAGTTAACACAAACAGGTACTGTGGCTGAGTATTATTTGAAATTCACATCGTTAGCTAATCGTGTGTACGGTCTTAGTAATGATGCGATGGTGGACTGTTTCATTAGTGGTTTAACTGATGAAATCCGTCGTGATGTGCTTATCCATACACCAACCTCTATTGTGAAAGCTGTGTCCCTAGCTAAAGTGTATGAAGAAAAATATACCACCAACACCAAACTACCACAGACCTACCAAAATAACCAAATCACCAACAAAACTTACGCTGCTAAACCAGAAAATTCGACTAGAAATTCAGCCCCCATCCTCCATACACCCCCTACTAGACCTATGCATCCAAATCAAAGAAACCCTAACATTAAGCGAATTTCTCCAGCTGAAAGGCAGATTAGGAGAGATAAGGGACTGTGTTATTGGTGTGATGAGAAATTCTCATTTACACACAAGTGTCCTAATAGACAATTAATGCTGCTGCagtatgatgatgatggtgacaCTCAACTGTTTGATGAAAGTCCTGATCCACCAGACCTAACTACAAATAGCCTTGACACCAATTTACCTGAACTACACTTGTCCATGAATGCAATGAAAGGGACCAATAACATGGGAGTCATGAGGTTTGCAGGTTCAATTGGCCATATTGATGTGCAAATCTTGATTGATGGTGGTAGCTCTGATAACTTTGTCCAGCCACGAATTGCTAAGTTTCTTAAACTACCTGTTGAACCAGCACCTATTTTCAAGGTTTTGGTAGGTAATGGTGAGATAATGACTGCTGAAGGAGTCATTAAACAGCTACCTATCAACATTCAGAGTCACAAATTAGAGGTGTCAGCTTACTTACTACCTGTAGCTGGAGCTGATGTGATACTTGGTGCCTCTTGGTTAGCTACATTGGGTCCACATGTAGCTGATTATGCTTCACTGACCTTGAAGTTTTTCCTTAATGGGAAATTTGTTACTTTGGTGGGTGATCCCATTGCCAGACCATCACCTGCTCAGTTTCATCATTTGCAGAGATTTTGCAACACGGATGCAATAGCTGAATGTTTTACAGTACAATGTGTCAAGCCTCATGAATCATCTGATATCTTCAGAGAGCTACCTACAGATATTGAGCCAGAAATTGCCTTGTTACTACACAATTTCCACAGTGTATTTCAAACTCCAACTACACTGCCACCTACCAGAGCACACAATCATGCTATTCCATTATTGGAAGGTTCTGATCCAGTCAAAGTTAAACCCTATAGATACCCTCACAGTCAGAAGAATCAGATTGAGGTTATGGTTCAGGAGATGCTTCAGCAAGGGATTATACAACGCAGTACAAGCCCTTTTTCATCACCAATtatattggttaaaaaaaaggaTGGCACATGGAGATTTTGTACTGACTATAGGGCTTTGAATGCTATTACAGTGAAAGATAGTTTTCCAATACCCACAGTGAATGAGCTATTGGATGAACTATTTGGTGCTAAACATTTCTCCAAGCTGGATCTTAGGTTAGGGTACCATCAAATTCTGTTGCAGCCAGAGGATAGGTACAAAACAGCTTTTAGGACTCACCAAGGACACTATGAGTGGCTGGTAATGCCATTTGGCTTGACAAATGCACCAGCAACATTTCAGAGCCTCATGAATACTATTTTTCAAACTGTGTTGAGAAAATATGTATTAGTGTTCTTTGATGATATCTTGATATATAGCAAGACCTGGCAGGAACATTTGGAGCATTTATCTGCAGTGCTTCAAGTTTTACAGGATAATCAGCTCTTTGTCAAATTGTCTAAGTGTTCTTTTGGTGTGTCAGAAATAGAATACTTAGGCCACACAGTCAATGGCAATGGTGTCTCTATGGACAAAGAGAAAGTTCAAGCTGTTTTAGATTGGCCTACACCTAAGAATGTGAAGCAATTGAGAGGATTCTTAGGCCTTACAGGATACTACAGAAGATTTATCAAAGCATATGCCAAAATAGCATCACCTTTAATTGACTTGTTGAAGAAGGAAGCTTATGATTGGACTGTTCAAGCTGAATCTGCATTTCTTCAGTTAAAAGATGCTATGACAACAGCACCAGTGTTGGCCCTTccaaattttgaaaaaccttTTATTTTGGAAACTGATGCTTCAGGTACTGGCATTGGAGCAGTGTTGCACCAAGATGGTCACCCCATTGCTTATTTTTCTAAGAAACTAGTGCCCAGAAATCAAAAGAAATCTGCATATTTTAGGGAAATGTTGGCTATTGCTGAAGCCATTGCTAAATTCAGACATTATTTGCTTGGTCATAAATTCATCATTCGTACAGATCAAAAGAGTTTGAGGAATTTGATGGAGCAAACTCTTCAAACACCTGATCAACAAGACTGGCTTCATAAGTTTCTGGGGTATGATTTCTCTATTGAATACAAACCAGGTAAAGACAATATTGCTGCTGATGCTCTATCTAGAGTGATGACAATAGCATGGTCTGAGCCACAATATGATATTTTGCAACAGATTAAAGCGGCACAAAAGCAAGATACTACCTTGATAGAGATTACACAGAAATGTGTTCAATCAAATCAGGACGACTCTCATTATACAGTCAAGGGTGACTTATTATTTTGGAAGCAAAGAATAGTAATTCCTCAAGACAGTTCATTAATTCAACAACTTTTGTTTGAATTACATACCTCACCTTTAGGGGGTCATGCTGGCATTACTAGGACCCTAGCAAGGGTCAAGGCACAATTTTATTGGTCTGGTATGAAAAGAGATATTGTGCAGTATATACAAAGCTGTGAAATATGTCAAAAAGCAAAAACTGTTAATACTTCACCTGCAGGCTTGCTACAACCATTACCTATTCCATCACAGGTATGGGAGGATATTGCTATGGACTTCATTACTGGGTTACCTTCCTCTCAAGGGTACACAGTAATCTTGGTAGTAGTTGACAGGTTAACAAAATTTGCTCATTTTATACCATTGAAGACTGACTATACCAGCAGATCAGTAGCTGAAGCATTTATGCATCACATTGTTAAGCTCCATGGTATGCCAAAATCCATTGTCTCTGATAGGGACAAAGTATTTACTAGTCAATTTTGGCAACAATTGTTCAAGTTGCAAGGCACTAGCTTGACAATGAGCTCAGCATACCACCCTCAGACAGATGGCCAATCTGAGGTGCTCAACAAAACACTTGAATTGTTTTTAAGGTGTTTTACATTCAACAAACCAACT from Trifolium pratense cultivar HEN17-A07 linkage group LG5, ARS_RC_1.1, whole genome shotgun sequence encodes:
- the LOC123886215 gene encoding adipocyte plasma membrane-associated protein-like, which encodes MSRTYIYKDLHCKKFADDVIEASDGNIYFSIPTTKFGLHNWYLDVLEARPHGQLLKYNPISNETVIVLDDLAFANGVALSKEEDYVVVCETWKFRCVKHWLKGINKGKTDIFIENLPAGPDNINLAPDGSFWISLIKVTSENMGFVHTSKVCKHFVALFPRLVNMVNRVTKSAMVVKVDTEGNIIKKFGDNDGKIISFVTSAVEFEDHLYLGSLNTDFVGKFPLQNA